The Paenibacillus sp. 481 DNA window TGTGGCCTAACTATCTGTTCTTACTTTTTTTGAATCCTAACAAGCTGCTCTGCAAAAAGGAGAGAGAATCCTTCCACTGTATGTGAAAAAATAAGTGAAAAGAGCAGACATACATACGTGCCTGCTCTACCAACTTGATGGAGGAGCTTCCTAAATCCAACTCCTTCTATATGTGCTTATTCATGAATGCCATCTAACGCTAACCTGACTTTACGTGCGAACCTAAGCGGTTTATCAACGGCCTCAATATTGACATAAATCAAACGTGGACAATCGAACAGCCATTCGCTATGAATAGACGACACTTTAATGCCTTGTTTCCGAATGGCCGTAATGAACAAATTCACTTCTTTTTCTAGGAATGCTGCTCTGCCTAGACACAGCGCCCTGCCCGTTTTTTCATTTAAGGATTCAAACGAGAAAGATGACGTGACTTGAAATCTTTTGCCCAAAATAGTTGCTCTTATTTGACTTCGATTGATTGTCGAGACGCACTTTCCGCCAGCAAAGCCGGGTTGCCCCCCAATTATTTTTGAGAACCGCTTACAAAGCAAATCGTTATTAGGCATACTTCGTTTCCTCCCCTGTTTTTATTTATGGTATGAGTACCAAAACAGGGTTGAAACGGACTTTAACCTACCTGCCCCCAGGATGAAAATAAAAAAAGCCCTCTCCATTAAGAAAGGGCTACAGGATTAACACCTTACATGTTTCCGTTTGAAGCCAAGTTGTCCTTTATCTACTGCCTTTTGAATATTATCGGAAGCATTTAAGAATTTGCTCTTTGCCTTATCTTTCTGAACTTCGACCGGGCCTACCGTCTTTGCGATTTCGACCGCCTGATCGTGGAGTGGCGAATAGGAAGTTGCCACCGTATATATAAAATTATTCAT harbors:
- a CDS encoding DUF1259 domain-containing protein, yielding MPNNDLLCKRFSKIIGGQPGFAGGKCVSTINRSQIRATILGKRFQVTSSFSFESLNEKTGRALCLGRAAFLEKEVNLFITAIRKQGIKVSSIHSEWLFDCPRLIYVNIEAVDKPLRFARKVRLALDGIHE